The genomic interval ACACAGTGCaccaccattaaaaccaacaggaTTTGAGGTCATGTGATTTATAGCATCTGTGTGGGGGTGGCTGGAacagaaccccccatggatacgaCTGGTCAATTGTAGTTTTTTCATAATGGGCTAAAGCCAGTGTTCATCCTAATTGGAATGTACCAATTGAAATGAATAAGACTTGTTAATCACTGCTTGGTTTCAGTGTTATAGATCACAACCTGAtgatttcagtgggtttactctggtTGGAGACAAGACTAGATTTAGCCCAAGATTTTGTGATAAACTTGTGTGGCATTTTGTCTTCTTGCTTAGGATTTATGACATACAGACATACAGTACGCCCACGtgatacgctgctttcagcatacgctgaaagctgcattgggagaaggggcggcacatcccatagggactaatggggtaTGTGCCCATGGTGCGCACACGCCGCTGCaccaccgcatgcacaagccccattcatttaaatgggactcgagcataggtggtatttgctttatgcagtTCCCCCGTGTAAAAAATTAGGCAGCTGTGTGGGTGGAGAGCCTGCCACTCATATGCTTTCTATTTGATAATTGTTAAATCTGTCAACTCTAGAGTTGTTAGAAATTAACTTTTCCAGAGTGTCTGTTATTGAACAATCCTGATTTATTCTGTGGCATCTACAAACAGGCCTAAGAAAAATACCTGTTTGGgacctcagtagctgctgccagTCTGAACCAATGGTTCTGGTctaatagattattattattattattattattattattattattattattatgctttatttatgtagcgctgtagatttacacagcgctgcacatacaaacaataaaatagataaagtaaacctgcccatggcatacaatctaagaaaataatagcacatataaataatacataacaatacaggaaagggttcaataaagtaaagcaggcaacaaattaggATGAAGGATTTATCTTGGTATAAGGCAGCTTTTTATGTTCCTGTGAAACATGTCTTCTGAGTTAAACACTGATGTAAATGTGAAGCACCTGTGTGTAGCTTTATCCACATTGCATTTCCTGGttagagttgccagagtgaaaactggagagaggtgctatattttaatgcttgtgtagaagagagaactTCTACACAAACAAGCAGCTCATTACCTGGTTGTGTGAGAAGCAGCACCTACTGAAATTTCTTCTTGCACAGCTATTAAAGGTGCAGGaactccagttttcagtctagcaCTCCTGTTTGTAGTTGAAGTTAGGGCATGCGGTGTTTGGTGCTAAAGGAATTCATGTTGTTGCATGATGTTCATTGTAGAAATCTGTGGTATCAGTTGAAACTATCATGGTGGCATAACCTACCTTGATTTGACAGATATcatttaaagattttaatatgtttttagcatGAGTGAAGATAAATGTTGAAAATCCTCATTTGCCTTTTACAGCCCTCCATTGTAACTTGTGAGTTTTATATGGatattaaaattatttgcatGAGATAAAGGGCTGCACAATGATTAGGCTTAAATATTAAGGACCTGTAATAGACATTCTAAAATTGTAGCAACTGAAAAGTTTTCTTCTTAACTTTCAGATATAATTTGGGTGATTATAATGGAGATATCATGTCTGAGGTAATGGCACAGCGACAGCCCATGAAGCCTACCTATGCCATCCCCGCTGTTCCTGTTCCTAATAGCACTCAGTTTAAACACCAAGAAAATGTAGAACTGAAAGaatttaaagtaaacaaggtgactgaatcctttttaaaatatgtgttatgTATGTGTTGCATGTTAATACAGGAAAATGTCATTTGCGAATTACATTCATAAATGTTCCTAGTAATACATGAATCCCTCTGTAATAGCTCATGAAATATAAAGATAACTGGTGACTGTAATGTGGGTATTCCCATTTGTCATATTCTATAGAAGGTATCTGGTATATCTATTTAGAGTAATAAATGTCTGTTATTTTAGTTCACTGCTATACTGTCAGATACTTGTCAAGCTCTAAATCTTGATCTGGTCAGATAATTGGAGTTCCAAAGGAGTAGGGTAAAACTTAATATTGTTGGTTCAACTTGTGTTATCTTTCTGTTGTCCAGGCATTTTGTAGCTTAATGagtaatataaaaccattaaccTGTTTTCTCTTCTTGCAGCAAGAGAAAGCTGATGCTATACGACCCAAACGAAAATATGAGAAGAAACCTAAAATTGTACCTTCATCAGCTACTGCTGCTACTCAGCAGACAACTCCTGCTGCACTGCCAGTCTTTAATGCTAAAGATATGAATCAATATGATTTTCCCAGCTCTGATGAGGAACCTCTTTCTCAAGTATGTCCTGTGTATTTTCATTGATTTGGAATAGGAAATAGAATATTGTCTTTATGCTTGCCTGATCTCTTCCTTAATGTTTTAAAGGTCATGTCTGGTTCTTCTGAAGCTGAGGAAGAAAATGATCCTGATGGTCCATTTGCTTTCCGTAGGAAAGCAGGCTGTCAATATTACGCTGTAAGTCATTAGTTtcttaagaatttttaaaagctggtaTTAATTTGAGCAATATTACTTACttatcaaactttttttttagccTCACTTAGACCAAACTGGTGACTGGCCATGGAGTAGTCCTAAAGGGGGAACATCAGGGGATGAGCGTTATAGATACTGTTTAACAACCCTTACTGTACCACAGAGGTGCGTTGGGTTTTCACGTAGACGGGTTGGACGTGGTGGAAGGTAAGTTTCTTTAGCTTACAGTTAACTAATTGCAtattaatataaaaaacaaaGTTAGAGAATTGCAGCAAACTGCAGTATCTTTTTAACttagtttggttttgttttaaaaataagtacaAAAGTCTCAACAAATCCTTAGTACTTTTAATCTCTTTATGTGACATTAGTGGTGCACAGATGCCTTAGCTTCTAGGATCTTCTCACCCTAATTCTCTGGAAAACAGGAAGATATCTTATACTAAGACCATTAGTctaatattgttgttttgttgttgttgttgttgttattaacctttatttataaagcgctgtaaatgtacacagcgctgtacatgcaatctttttaattagacagttgcctgccctcaggcttacaatctaaaaagacatgacacaaaaggagaagggaatggtggtggggaagggaatgaggtccagcagttcttatatacctccgaggcctggaccaaggcagatggactggagggaggacttggcttcttaatgaaTGGTTAATATTCTTCCAGGCAAACCTGGTggggctagcctgcctctctctctctctctctctctccctccctcaagatggtggatgaagggagggcctgtcttcttccagccaggcctggtggagctagcctgcctctctccctctcaagatggtggatgaagggagggccttaACGGGATCATGATTTTCACACATTCTTCAAACCAATTTCAGATCATGTGTTTTGGAGTTTGCACTAATCATAGTGGCATAGTTAAATTGTAAAAGCAAAGAATACTGAGGAGTGCTGGAAATTCTGTAAATGTAAGCCTGTAAGCCTGTGGCTCATGCCTAGTTTTCTAAATTATAGATGGCAAACTACTTCCACAAAAGGGAGTGGTAGTTCATCCTCTTTGAAAATAATAGTCAACCATCTTCCTTTGTGAAGTGTGTTGTGGTTCCTTAAGGTACTGAGAACTCTTGCAGTTCCCAAAGGAAGTTCTTGGAGATATTTTAACAACAAATGTTCCTCAGAGGTTTTTGCTGGTTTTTTCGGGCCAAAGCCTATTCAGCTTTGTCTGTCACTCttgtacttttttctttctcatttccttttccaTCAGTCTAACGGTGCTAAAAGAAGATGTCAATGTCTCCTGACTGCTATTTTCCTGATTCCCAATCTTGATTTGAAACAAAACAAGTTTTCCTTTTCATCCAAATGATCAAATCATGATTTACCTCAAACCAAGATCAGAAAGCAAGGATTGTCATATTGTGGGGCCGAGGGAGGAAGCATATAAACCCCAGATTTCTCAGGCATTTGTAAAAGACATAGAAGATATATGTGATATACACTTACAGTTCCTCAAATCACAATGTTCTAATAGGCAGTTTTACAGTGATCACTTTTACATCTTCATATGCCATTATGGGACGCCTTAATAGTAAAAAGACTATCTAGAAACCAGATGTTAATTGTTTTGTTAGCAACCTGTATGATGTGCTGCAATGAtgacaatatttttttccttaataAATTAATCTTTATGTTGAGTTCTTGTTTAAAATATGACTCTTAACAATGTAGATATTTCCCTGTACATTGGAGACACATTGCATTAATAATTGACTTGGAAGGTTTTGGGGTACACAATTCTCAGTGTGTTTCTGCTACAGTATGTCTGCCTAATGGCATTATTGTATAGACCTCTTGTGTGGTAGTTGTAAAAATGTATTGCTCAGATGCTGTAGAAAGTTCATTGTTCcctccttcattttttttaaagggtgctACTGGACCGAGCGTATTCGGAAAACAACAGTGCATtttgcaagctggattcagaaatGCTTTCCTCACAACTACActcttcaatcaatcaatcagccaATACCTCAGAAACAAATACCTCGGACAGATCTTGCTCTAAAGACCTCAGTCAGATACTAGTCAATATCAAATCATGTAGATGGCGGCATTTTAGGCCTCGGACACCACCCCTACATGACAGTGACAATGATGAACTTTCCTATAGGAAATTACACAGGAGTGTAAATCGAACAGGCACAACACAACCTGGGACCCAGACATGCAGTACCTCTATACAAAGTAAAAGTAGCAGTGGTTCAGCACATTTTGGTATGTTGATTTTGACAAATTTTATTCTAAAAATAACTTTGGCAAAGataattcagcttcagtttagttcctctgttattttttttcttcgcTGTTTCTATTTATGTTGCAAAAAACAACTGGTGTGCTGAAATCTAAACTTTAATAATAGTATATTAGATTCAGAATCATGATGAACTATTCTAATATATAACAAATAAGTATGACTAAGTCTAGATCCAATCCAATACATGTTAAAAGTTTTTTTCAACAATATAATGTGATAAAATGCCTTCATATATAAAGTTTTGCTGACTGTGctattttattcatatatattgGGGTCAAGTATTCCTAGTCAACTTTTCAGTCACATTTATGAAGGCAAAGTGCAAAATTTAAGAAACTAAAAAATACTGATACTTGAATTTTATCTTAGAGTATTAGCTAAGAATTTTTCTCTAGTTAGTAAATTTCAGTCAAGCAAAAAGCTTGAGATCTAGATATTGTTTGCATCCTGTCGGACAGCTTTGGTTTCTAGAAGCAGTTTCCAGATTCTGTGGCCCTTGGTTACATGTGCAACGTGCTGATGTATATGTTGTCATTAATATTTATAGCGTGGTAGTAGTATTCTTGCTCTTCTCTGGACTTAATAGGAGACTGAGAAGCCATTGTCAGTATTGCTAAATTCTTTAGTAGCAATGCATCTCACTCTTTTGAAAAACCTGTATGAATGCAGAATAAAAGAGTATCAACAGTGTCGTCCCTAGCAGTTTTATTAAGACATTTGATAATCTGATTACTTCAAGTGTTCAtgatatttgttattattatgactCTGCAGTTAGTCACGTTTGCATCAGACCTAGAGAAAGCCCTAGCAGttccaagcagaggaggagggtaAATTAACACACTCATTATGCAACAAGCCTTGAAACAACAGGTTCTGACTTTCTAAGGCAACAGTTTTGTTTGCATAGTGCTGTGAAATGCAAAACAGTGATAAGATCTGAAGTCAAAGCCATTTAAGA from Sceloporus undulatus isolate JIND9_A2432 ecotype Alabama chromosome 6, SceUnd_v1.1, whole genome shotgun sequence carries:
- the EPC1 gene encoding enhancer of polycomb homolog 1 isoform X3: MSKLSFRARALDASKPLPVFRCEDLPDLAEYASINRAVPQMPTGMEKEEESEHHLQRAISAQQVYGEKRDNMVIPVPEAESNIAYYESIYPGEFKMPKQLIHIQPFSLDAEQPDYDLDSEDEAFVNKLKKKIDISPLQFEEMIDRLEKGSGQQPVSLQEAKLLLKEDDELIREVYEYWIKKRKNCRGPSLIPAVKQEKRDGSSTNDPYVAFRRRTEKMQTRKNRKNDEASYEKMLKLRRDLSRAVTILEMIKRREKSKRELLHLTLEIMEKRYNLGDYNGDIMSEVMAQRQPMKPTYAIPAVPVPNSTQFKHQENVELKEFKVNKQEKADAIRPKRKYEKKPKIVPSSATAATQQTTPAALPVFNAKDMNQYDFPSSDEEPLSQVMSGSSEAEEENDPDGPFAFRRKAGCQYYAPHLDQTGDWPWSSPKGGTSGDERYRYCLTTLTVPQRCVGFSRRRVGRGGRVLLDRAYSENNSAFCKLDSEMLSSQLHSSINQSANTSETNTSDRSCSKDLSQILVNIKSCRWRHFRPRTPPLHDSDNDELSYRKLHRSVNRTGTTQPGTQTCSTSIQSKSSSGSAHFG